The proteins below come from a single Necator americanus strain Aroian chromosome V, whole genome shotgun sequence genomic window:
- a CDS encoding hypothetical protein (NECATOR_CHRV.G21097.T1): protein MLRGTTTQSSATDAMSQVSLVHASDSVRAVPSSAASIVPSAFQPSNRVMTKPPIRVVAQPPSRFSSQSQHYPASSAAASTIPLNTSQCMVSSQPKLSMYTLPTISVPPMANRSYNEMVEFAEQQRKQIEANRREVDRRQAMRAHSGTDAVHKINMIRRDLAEEEGELRRLSELENETRNLSKRNGEKEAELSHLSAELREQQNILRTAAGRVEILRRQIEELYRRRQAAAAAALSEQRKMQQQAVRLQETTRSAAIVERPRASVEPFQVNVPIQRDPEPDTKEDKCTVVDVSLDSEDSSKPIPSPPSEPVEIAPFLPKYPPPSINDPGSSNRSDASPSPPKDPHPTAGELPTSTAEAPEKPMRMRELVRQQEFSISSFADSLDESRLRSGKTDLVSIRTDSLKAAKRRSWAASEGTTLSEADTIRRILEEQRRGRNHFIPELPTPHEEPKVEPCENERENSSGSDRTITTDDESVMKSDDEPIEMEVDRRTVKGILRPLGLKKERRRIEFDPLALMLDAALEGELDLVKSSAAKLSDVSVANDEGITALHNAICAGHYEIVKFLIEADADVNAQDSDGWTPLHCAASCNNLPMVRQLVEGGACVLASTLSDMETPVEKCEEDEEGYDGCLRYLTTAHNATGAINNGTVYAAYDYDAQFDDELSFKAGDELRVISKDDKEKNWWTCERVGHDGETGLVPRTYVALYPALRYRKRNNFVMFDLPMEQRINDMD from the exons ATGACGAAGCCTCCAATCCGTGTAGTCGCGCAACCGCCGTCCCGGTTTTCTTCACAATCACAGCACTATCCGGCCTCCTCTGCCGCTGCATCCACTATACCGCTGAACACCTCGCAATGCATGGTCTCCAGTCAGCCGAAGCTGTCCATGTACACTTTGCCGACAATTAGTGTCCCTCCGATGGCTAACAG aagctaTAACGAAATGGTGGAGTTCGCCGAGCAACAAAGGAAACAAATCGAAGCGAATcg CCGAGAAGTGGATCGACGACAAGCAATGCGCGCTCACAGTGGTACTGACGCGGTTCATAAGATAAACATGATACGAAGGGATCTGGCCGAAGAGGAGGGGGAATTGAGAAG GTTATCCGAACTGGAAAACGAAACTCGTAATTTGTCGAAGCGAAACGGTGAGAAAGAAGCTGAATTGAGTCATCTTAGTGCGGAACTACGCGAGCAACAAAATATACTTCGAACTGCTGCTGGAAGAGTGGAGATCCTAAGACGACAG ATTGAAGAATTATATCGAAGGCGACAAGCTGCAGCTGCAGCTGCGCTCTCTGAGCAGCGAAAAATGCAACAACAG GCTGTTCGACTGCAAGAGACAACCCGAAGTGCAGCGATCGTCGAACGTCCCAGAGCTTCGGTTGAACCTTTCCAAGTTAACGTTCCAATTCAACGTGACCCAGAACCGGATACGAAGGAAGACAAGTGCACAGTCGTTGATGTTTCGTTGGACAG CGAGGATTCATCGAAACCGATACCATCACCTCCATCCGAACCAGTCGAAATCGCACCATTTCTTCCGAAATATCCGCCACCATCAATAAATGACCCAGGATCGAGCAATCGTTCCGATGCAAGCCCGTCTCCTCCGAAAGATCCTCATCCTACTGCAGGAGAACTTCCAACGTCAACCGCCGAAGCACCAGAGAAGCCCATGAGAATGAGGGAACTTGTACGACAGCAAGAGTTTTCG ATATCATCCTTCGCTGATAGTCTGGATGAGTCGAGACTCAGAAGCGGCAAAACAGATTTGGTATCCATCAGGACAGACTCTCTCAAAGCCGCAAAGAGACG ATCATGGGCTGCTTCTGAGGGAACAACATTGTCAGAAGCTGATACGATTCGGCGGATTTTAGAGGAGCAACGAAGAGGGCGAAATCATTTCATTCCAGAACTGCCAACACCACATGAAGAGCCAAAG GTTGAACCATGTGAAAATGAGAGGGAAAACTCGTCCGGATCAGACAGAACAATCACCACTGATGACGAATCAGTAATGAAGAGTGATGATGAGCCGATAGAG atgGAAGTTGATCGACGAACAGTGAAAGGAATTCTGCGGCCGTTAGGGTTGAAGAAAGAGCGTCGAAGAATTGAATTCGATCCTCTTGCTCTAATGTTGGATGCCGCTTTGGAAGGTGAATTGGACCTTGTGAAATCCAGTGCAGCTAAG TTATCTGATGTTTCTGTTGCGAACGATGAAGGTATCACAGCCCTTCACAATGCGATTTGTGCAGGACACTACGAGATTGTTAAG TTCCTTATCGAAGCGGACGCCGATGTAAACGCTCAGGATTCTGACGGTTGGACTCCTCTTCATTGTGCAGCCAGTTGTAACAACTTGCCCATG GTTCGCCAACTGGTCGAAGGTGGTGCATGTGTGTTGGCCTCCACTTTATCAGATATGGAGACACCAGTGGAGAAATGCGAAGAGGACGAAGAGGGATACGATGGTTGTTTACGATACTTGACGACAGCACATAATGCAACTGGAGCGATTAATAACGGAACG GTGTACGCTGCTTATGATTATGATGCTCAGTTTGACGATGAATTATCCTTCAAAGCTGGTGACGAATTACGAGTAATTAGTAAGGATGACAAGGAGAAG aattgGTGGACATGCGAACGAGTTGGGCATGATGGTGAAACTGGATTGGTGCCGCGCACCTACGTTGCTCTTTATCCTGCTCTACGGTACAGGAAAAG